The Microbacterium luteum nucleotide sequence ATCTCGATGTTGTTGGTCGGGTCGAACCCCTGCCACTGGTCGGCGTACCACTCCACCCACGCGTGAGACTCACCCGTCACCGGCTCGCCGACGTCGGCGTTCGGCCGCGGGTGCAGGTATCCCGACACGTATCGGGCGGGGATCCCGACCGAGCGCAGTGCCCCGAGGGTGATGTGCGCGATGTCCTGGCACACGCCCTTGCGCGCCTCCCAGGCCTCGCTCGCGGTCGAGAGCACGCTCGTGATGCCGCTCATGTACTCGACGGCGTCACCGACGGCCACCGCGATCGCGTGCGCCGCCTCGCTCGGATTCTCGTGCTGCTGGGCGATGCCCTCGGCGAGCCTCGCCACCTCGGGATGCGGCATCGTGCGTCGCGTCTGCGTGAGCTGCTCGACGGTCTCGATGGAACGGCTCGTGGACCGCTTCAGGTCGTCCCACGTGATGTCGGGATGCTCGATCGGCCGCTCGCGCACCTCGACGAGCGACCGAGCGGTGATGGTGAGCGCACCGTGCGGCGACAGCACGTCGAACGCCGCGACACGCGTTCCGAAGTAGTCGACGTACTGGTTGACCGAGGTCGACGGATCGATGTCGAGCGACGAACTGAGCACGAACTGGCTGTCGGTCGATCCCGGCAGCATGCGCGCTTCGTTGTACGACGCCGAGACATCGCCCGGATAGGAGAAGCCGGTCTCGTGTTCGATGCGGAGTCTCTTCATGACGTCTCCCCGATCCAGCTCGGCTCGGCGTGCGTCGGGAAGAAGCGACTGCGGATCGCCTCCGACGCCTCGCGGGTCACCCGCTGCACACGATCCATGTGCAGCGGCAGCTCACTCAGGATCTCGCTCACCGGCCGGTACTCCAGGTCGTTCCGGATGCGCCCCAGCGCGCGCAGCACCGGGTTGGAATGCCCGACCCGGTCAGCACGCGGATCGATCGCGCTCATGCACTCCTCGGCCTGCTGGATGGAGAAGATGATCGAGCGGGGAAACAGGCGGTCCAGCAGCAGGAACTCGGCCGCGTTGCTGGCACTCGGCATGCCGCGGTACGTGCGGAGGTACGCCTCGTACGCGCCGCACGAGCGCAGGATGGTCGTCCACGACGGACCGGATGCTTCGGTCAGCGAGCGGGTGGCGAGCATCCGGGCGGTCATGTCGGTGCGCTCGATGCTGCGGCCCAGCGTGAAGAACTGCCACGCTTCGTCTCGGCTGGTCGACGAGTCGACGCTCCCGACGGCCAGCGACGCGCGCTCACGCACCCACTGGAAGAAGTCGTGGGCCTTGTCGGTCTGCAGCCGACGCGGCATGCGGGAGTTGGTGGTGTTCAGCGTCTCCCACAGCTCGCTCGAGACGATCTCGCGGGCACGGCGGGCGTTCTCGCGCGCGGCGCCGAGCGAGTAGGCCACCGAGGCGGGGTTCATCCGGTCGATCGCGAGACGCTGCAGCACATCGTCGCGGGTGACGGGAGTCGTCGTGTCGGACGGCAGAGACCCCATGACGTTCAGCAGCGACCGGCACGCGGTGTCCTCGTCGATCCAGGGATCCTCCAGCAGCAGCTGCAGGTGCACCTCGAGGATGCGCGCCGTGCCGTCGCTGCGCTCGATGTACCGCCCGATCCAGAACAGTGATTCTGCGATGCGACTCAGCATCGGACGTCACCTCCGTCGCGCGTATCGTCTCGTCGCTGCCCTCCTCGCCCGACGACCGGACCCCCGCCAGCCCCGGTCGTTGAGCGAGCGGAGCGAGACGAAACGCTCGTCTGCTGCTGCTGCTCGGCCTGTTCGGTGCGCGAACGCGGGCGATCCTGCGGAGCCGTGTCGGGCTCGTCGTGGTCTTCGTAGATGATCGGGATCGACTGCGTCACGGCGGCCTGGTCGGCGACCAGTCCGCCCATGCCGCTGCCCTGCCCGTACTCGACGTGAGCCGGAGCCGAACCGCCGACGACCCACGTGTCCTTCGATCCGCCGCCCTGGCTGGAGTTGACCACGAGCTGCCCCTCGGGGAGGGCGACGCGCGTCAGGCCTCCCGGAAGCACCCAGATGTCCTCGCCGTCGTTGACCGCGAACGGACGCAGGTCGGCGTGACGCGGGCGCATCCCGTCTTCGACGAGGGTCGGGATGGTCGACAGCATCACGACAGGCTGGGCAATCCATCCGCGCGGATCCGCTCGCAACCGCGTGCGGAGCGTGTCGAGTTCGCTCGGCGAGGCGTCGGGTCCGACGACGAGGCCCTTGCCGCCCGATCCGTCGACCGGCTTCACGACGAGTTCGTCGAGCCTGTCGAGCACCTCCTCGAGAGCGTCGGGCTCCTCGAGCCGCCACGTGTCGACGTTCTTGAGGATGGGCTCCTCCGCCAGGTAGTAGCGCACCAGGTCGGGCACGTAGGTGTAGAGCAGCTTGTCGTCGGCGACGCCGTTGCCGACGGCGTTGGCGATCGTGACGTTGCCCAGCCGCGCCGCGAGCATGAGGCCCGGGGCGCCCAGCATCGAGTCGGCGCGGAACTGCAGCGGATCGAGGAAGTCGTCGTCGACCCGGCGGTAGATCACGTCGACGCGCTTGGGGCCGCGGGTGG carries:
- a CDS encoding circularly permuted type 2 ATP-grasp protein; this translates as MGDLFDGYGSTQTPRRTPSGVPAFDEMFGDVTTSGAPSRSRDAYRELHHALAQMTQEELRGRTESLATSYLAQGVTFDFAGEERPFPLDAVPRVIDYDEWSKTEAGIKQRVRALEAFLDDAYGHQHCVRDGVLPAGLIASSQYFYRQAAGIHSANGVRIQVSGIDLIRDEHGEMRVLEDNVRVPSGVSYVISNRRVMAQTLPELFVSMRVRPVGDYPNKLLAALRASAPPGVEEPNVVVLTPGVYNSAYFEHTLLARLMGVELVEGRDLLCMGGKVFMRTTRGPKRVDVIYRRVDDDFLDPLQFRADSMLGAPGLMLAARLGNVTIANAVGNGVADDKLLYTYVPDLVRYYLAEEPILKNVDTWRLEEPDALEEVLDRLDELVVKPVDGSGGKGLVVGPDASPSELDTLRTRLRADPRGWIAQPVVMLSTIPTLVEDGMRPRHADLRPFAVNDGEDIWVLPGGLTRVALPEGQLVVNSSQGGGSKDTWVVGGSAPAHVEYGQGSGMGGLVADQAAVTQSIPIIYEDHDEPDTAPQDRPRSRTEQAEQQQQTSVSSRSARSTTGAGGGPVVGRGGQRRDDTRDGGDVRC
- a CDS encoding alpha-E domain-containing protein, which gives rise to MLSRIAESLFWIGRYIERSDGTARILEVHLQLLLEDPWIDEDTACRSLLNVMGSLPSDTTTPVTRDDVLQRLAIDRMNPASVAYSLGAARENARRAREIVSSELWETLNTTNSRMPRRLQTDKAHDFFQWVRERASLAVGSVDSSTSRDEAWQFFTLGRSIERTDMTARMLATRSLTEASGPSWTTILRSCGAYEAYLRTYRGMPSASNAAEFLLLDRLFPRSIIFSIQQAEECMSAIDPRADRVGHSNPVLRALGRIRNDLEYRPVSEILSELPLHMDRVQRVTREASEAIRSRFFPTHAEPSWIGETS
- a CDS encoding transglutaminase family protein; this encodes MKRLRIEHETGFSYPGDVSASYNEARMLPGSTDSQFVLSSSLDIDPSTSVNQYVDYFGTRVAAFDVLSPHGALTITARSLVEVRERPIEHPDITWDDLKRSTSRSIETVEQLTQTRRTMPHPEVARLAEGIAQQHENPSEAAHAIAVAVGDAVEYMSGITSVLSTASEAWEARKGVCQDIAHITLGALRSVGIPARYVSGYLHPRPNADVGEPVTGESHAWVEWYADQWQGFDPTNNIEIGDRHVLVGRGRDYNDVPPLRGVYAGPFKSQLHVKVTITRES